The following are from one region of the Candidatus Zixiibacteriota bacterium genome:
- a CDS encoding heavy-metal-associated domain-containing protein: protein MKKSIMTSMAALALLAFCANPISAYDAEKTSADKTSASATCASKTEAKLASEKAGCTGMAKEANATSASAKTAVCTAEQMAACAAAGCSMTECDSKLATATAKEVNFEGKLAVVNMNISGMTCNGCSGAVSAELMKLPGVVKVAAIDYKSGFAKVVVDPAKVKNEMLATTVTSKGYKAEFITAVATSTTTTGAAKTGAACCSATDKAACAAKEAAKVEATEASAKSPQ from the coding sequence GTGAAGAAAAGTATCATGACCTCGATGGCCGCACTGGCTCTTTTGGCGTTCTGCGCCAATCCGATCTCTGCCTACGATGCCGAAAAGACATCGGCTGACAAGACCTCGGCCTCCGCCACATGCGCCTCCAAGACCGAAGCCAAACTGGCTTCTGAAAAAGCTGGATGCACTGGTATGGCCAAAGAAGCTAACGCCACCTCGGCCTCTGCCAAAACTGCTGTTTGTACTGCCGAACAGATGGCCGCCTGTGCCGCCGCTGGTTGCTCGATGACAGAATGCGATTCCAAACTTGCCACCGCGACAGCCAAAGAAGTCAACTTTGAAGGCAAACTTGCCGTCGTCAATATGAACATCTCCGGTATGACCTGCAACGGTTGTTCAGGCGCCGTTTCAGCCGAGCTGATGAAGCTCCCGGGTGTTGTTAAAGTTGCCGCTATCGACTACAAGAGCGGCTTTGCCAAAGTTGTTGTCGACCCAGCCAAGGTCAAAAATGAAATGCTTGCCACTACGGTAACAAGCAAAGGCTACAAGGCCGAATTTATCACGGCGGTTGCGACCTCAACCACAACTACTGGCGCCGCCAAGACTGGCGCTGCCTGCTGCTCAGCTACTGACAAAGCCGCCTGCGCCGCCAAGGAAGCTGCCAAAGTCGAAGCTACTGAAGCCTCAGCCAAGTCTCCTCAGTAA